A genomic stretch from Paraburkholderia dioscoreae includes:
- a CDS encoding bifunctional DedA family/phosphatase PAP2 family protein: MEHVYVHLLHLLAGHPGWTLTVIFLAAFLEAIAVIGTFIPGSTAMFLAGALTGTGSLSLGWVFAWAIAGAIAGDGMSFWLGSRYKHRIIQFWPFCKHPEVLEAGHRFFRKHGAKSVVLARFIGPLRAIVPVVAGMLGMPPLRFYGMNVLSALIWAPAHILPGMIFGASVLLAGAVSFRLVVIIALLVGIVWLSFRAARVLLSHANAWSSAAGRQVGSWACRHPGPFGRFARKMLDPQTPDASSILLTSLVVLVSGALFFGVLDDVISGDPLTQVDLSVYHFLRSVRTPWSDTVLAGLSTLGSNMTLMALIVTVVVWMLLERRWRTIGYWLAAVVFSQLLIFVLQFAMHRAPPNELMVGAYVFPSNHVAATVIVYGFLAFLLARRVGMLEGVLVAAASTIVVIVVALAGLYFGRYWVSDAIGGAALAYIWVAIVALTAIWRHPEAPPERTFMPVVVLLVMLVSVGVQLAVAMPAPLPDTALRPPPVLVTQAQWTLSTWKRLPCYRSDMGGDRKEPLTLQWASNLDSIRGQLRAQGWVEGTDVSAHSLLSLASPNVAAVSLPVLPKLNNGVPSSLVFMRPGSTRDERDVLRFWPSGYAVETGTSTQPLWVGAFARERLSRASWPINILRVDREMTSFDAHARSSAGLDAAIVARVSCHGVPVSLLASPVE; this comes from the coding sequence ATGGAGCACGTCTACGTTCACCTCCTGCATCTGCTGGCCGGCCACCCGGGCTGGACACTCACGGTCATTTTCCTTGCGGCCTTTCTGGAGGCCATCGCCGTTATCGGCACCTTCATTCCGGGCAGCACCGCGATGTTCCTTGCCGGCGCGCTGACCGGCACCGGCTCGCTCAGCCTCGGCTGGGTATTCGCGTGGGCAATCGCGGGGGCAATCGCCGGCGACGGCATGAGCTTCTGGCTCGGCAGCCGCTACAAGCACCGGATCATCCAGTTCTGGCCGTTCTGCAAACATCCCGAAGTGCTCGAAGCAGGCCACCGCTTCTTCCGCAAACATGGCGCCAAGAGCGTCGTTCTGGCGCGCTTCATCGGTCCGTTGCGGGCCATCGTGCCGGTGGTGGCGGGTATGCTCGGCATGCCGCCGCTGCGTTTCTACGGCATGAACGTGCTGTCGGCGCTGATCTGGGCGCCCGCCCATATCCTGCCGGGCATGATATTCGGCGCCTCGGTGTTGCTGGCGGGCGCGGTGTCGTTCCGGCTCGTCGTCATCATCGCGCTGCTGGTGGGCATTGTCTGGTTGAGTTTTCGCGCCGCGCGGGTTCTGCTCTCGCACGCCAATGCGTGGTCGAGCGCCGCCGGCCGCCAAGTGGGAAGCTGGGCCTGCCGCCACCCTGGGCCGTTCGGCCGTTTCGCGCGCAAGATGCTCGACCCGCAGACGCCGGACGCCAGCAGCATCCTGCTGACGTCGCTGGTCGTGCTCGTATCCGGCGCGCTGTTTTTCGGCGTACTCGACGACGTCATCAGCGGCGATCCGCTGACGCAAGTGGACCTCTCCGTCTATCACTTCCTGCGCTCGGTACGCACGCCCTGGAGCGATACGGTTCTCGCGGGTCTGTCGACGCTCGGCAGCAACATGACGCTCATGGCGCTGATCGTGACGGTCGTCGTGTGGATGCTGCTCGAACGGCGCTGGCGCACCATCGGTTACTGGCTCGCCGCGGTCGTGTTCTCCCAATTGCTGATCTTCGTGCTGCAATTCGCGATGCACCGCGCGCCGCCTAACGAGCTGATGGTCGGCGCCTATGTGTTTCCAAGCAATCACGTCGCCGCGACCGTCATCGTGTACGGCTTCCTCGCGTTCCTGCTGGCGCGCCGGGTCGGCATGCTCGAAGGTGTGCTGGTGGCGGCCGCGAGCACGATCGTGGTGATCGTGGTCGCGCTCGCGGGACTGTACTTCGGCAGGTACTGGGTGTCCGATGCGATCGGCGGCGCCGCGCTCGCGTACATCTGGGTGGCGATCGTTGCGTTGACAGCCATCTGGCGGCACCCGGAGGCGCCGCCCGAGCGCACGTTCATGCCCGTGGTGGTGCTGCTGGTCATGCTGGTCAGTGTGGGCGTGCAACTCGCCGTCGCCATGCCCGCGCCGCTGCCGGATACCGCGCTGCGCCCACCGCCCGTGCTGGTCACGCAGGCGCAATGGACGCTCTCCACGTGGAAGCGTCTGCCCTGCTACCGCTCGGATATGGGCGGCGACCGCAAGGAGCCGCTCACGCTGCAGTGGGCGTCGAACCTCGATTCGATCCGCGGCCAGTTGCGCGCTCAGGGCTGGGTCGAGGGAACGGACGTATCGGCGCACAGCCTGCTCTCGCTCGCCTCGCCCAACGTCGCGGCGGTGTCGCTGCCGGTGTTGCCGAAGCTGAACAACGGCGTGCCGTCGTCGCTGGTCTTCATGCGTCCGGGCAGCACACGCGATGAGCGCGACGTGCTGCGCTTCTGGCCCAGCGGTTACGCGGTGGAGACAGGCACCTCCACCCAACCGCTGTGGGTGGGCGCTTTCGCGCGCGAACGGCTGTCCCGGGCATCGTGGCCGATCAACATTCTGCGGGTCGACCGGGAGATGACCTCGTTCGATGCACACGCCAGATCCAGTGCCGGCCTCGACGCGGCGATCGTCGCCCGGGTGAGTTGCCACGGTGTGCCGGTGTCGCTGCTTGCCTCGCCGGTGGAGTGA